In Deltaproteobacteria bacterium HGW-Deltaproteobacteria-6, a single window of DNA contains:
- a CDS encoding isoleucine--tRNA ligase, translating into MDYKQTLNLPQTDFPMKANLAAREPEMLKKWEEMDIYQKIRETAKGRKPYILHDGPPYANGNIHLGTALNKIIKDIVIKAKNMTGFDGVYVPGWDCHGLPIEHQVDKELGGKKSGMSQVEKRRACRVYAEKFVDIQRTQFKRLGVFGEWENPYLTMAYPYEATTVAEFGKLYLNGSVYKGKKPVYWCATCKTALAEAEVEYADHHTPSIYVKFAFTSDISQILPKLAGEKVHMVIWTTTPWTIPANLAIAVKDDFIYVAVKINDDVLIVAKDMLDYCLDAFGYRDKKYEILDEFKGEVLEGQKCVHPLIKRHSLLILAPFVTLDAGTGAVHIAPGHGQEDYEIGLEYGLDNYAPVDDAGKFTEDVEHFAGQFVFDANDNVIKKLEEAGALMGHVPMQHSYPHCWRCKKPIIFRSTEQWFISMEKNDLRKKALAAIDDVQWIPSWGHDRIYGMVENRPDWCISRQRLWGVPITVFYCAKCKNELLTQEILDHLVALVEKSGADVWFEKEPKDLMPHHTTCPHCHSTEFTKEVNILDVWFDSGVSHAAVLEKRAYLGSPCDMYLEGNDQHRGWFHSSLLESVGTRGRAPYKSVLTHGFVVDGEGKKMSKSVGNVIGAEEGIAKYGAEILRLWVAAEDYTDDIRISEEILKRLMEAYRRIRNTSRFILGNLYDFKADTDSVPYDRMMEMDQWALHRLQEVIKRVTEAYERHQFHVVFYTLYNYCTVDLSAQYLDILKDRLYTNKAASVARRSGQTTMLTILNAMTRLLAPILTFTAEEVWASLPEWRQKETSVHLAQFPQVNEQYFNAALGERWKTMIDAKSEIAKAIELARKEKVIGHSLDARVSIAAPEKMRALFAAHLEDLRALLIVSQLQLADEKDIAKPYASEEIKGLTVGVEKARGAKCERCWIYEESVGASTEHPTVCSRCLPNL; encoded by the coding sequence ATGGATTACAAACAGACATTAAATCTTCCTCAAACCGATTTCCCGATGAAAGCCAATCTGGCGGCGCGGGAACCGGAAATGCTGAAAAAATGGGAAGAGATGGACATTTACCAGAAGATCCGGGAAACAGCCAAAGGCAGGAAGCCTTATATTCTGCATGACGGCCCCCCCTATGCCAACGGCAATATTCATCTGGGCACGGCGCTCAACAAAATCATCAAGGATATCGTCATCAAAGCCAAGAATATGACGGGTTTTGACGGCGTGTATGTGCCGGGCTGGGATTGCCACGGGCTGCCGATTGAACATCAGGTCGATAAAGAACTGGGGGGAAAGAAATCCGGAATGTCGCAGGTGGAAAAACGCCGCGCCTGTCGTGTCTATGCGGAAAAATTCGTGGATATTCAGCGCACGCAGTTCAAACGCCTGGGCGTTTTCGGCGAATGGGAAAATCCCTATCTGACTATGGCCTACCCTTATGAAGCAACGACCGTTGCCGAATTCGGCAAACTCTACCTCAATGGCAGTGTTTATAAAGGAAAGAAACCCGTTTACTGGTGCGCCACCTGCAAAACCGCTTTGGCGGAAGCCGAAGTGGAATACGCAGACCATCATACCCCATCCATCTATGTGAAGTTTGCTTTCACCTCCGACATCAGCCAGATTCTGCCAAAGCTTGCCGGTGAGAAAGTACACATGGTCATCTGGACGACCACCCCCTGGACGATTCCCGCCAACCTGGCCATCGCGGTCAAGGACGATTTCATCTACGTGGCGGTAAAAATCAATGACGACGTGCTGATTGTCGCCAAGGACATGCTCGATTATTGTCTGGATGCTTTCGGTTATCGCGATAAAAAATATGAGATTCTCGATGAGTTCAAGGGCGAAGTTCTGGAAGGCCAGAAATGCGTCCATCCGCTGATTAAGAGACACAGTCTCCTGATCCTGGCGCCCTTTGTAACGCTGGACGCCGGAACCGGCGCCGTGCATATCGCTCCCGGCCATGGCCAGGAAGACTATGAAATCGGTCTGGAGTATGGTCTGGACAACTACGCACCGGTAGACGATGCGGGGAAATTCACCGAAGATGTCGAACATTTTGCCGGCCAGTTTGTTTTTGACGCCAACGATAACGTCATCAAAAAGCTAGAAGAAGCGGGCGCGCTGATGGGACATGTTCCCATGCAGCATTCCTACCCGCATTGCTGGCGCTGCAAAAAACCCATCATTTTCCGTTCCACCGAACAGTGGTTCATCTCGATGGAGAAAAACGATCTGCGCAAAAAAGCACTGGCGGCCATCGATGATGTGCAGTGGATTCCTTCCTGGGGACACGACCGCATCTACGGCATGGTGGAAAACCGTCCCGACTGGTGCATCTCCCGCCAGAGGCTCTGGGGCGTACCCATTACCGTTTTTTATTGCGCCAAGTGCAAAAACGAACTGTTGACTCAGGAAATTCTGGATCATCTGGTGGCCCTTGTGGAAAAAAGCGGCGCGGATGTCTGGTTTGAAAAAGAACCGAAAGATCTGATGCCTCATCACACCACCTGCCCGCATTGTCACAGCACGGAGTTTACCAAGGAAGTCAACATCCTCGATGTGTGGTTTGACTCCGGCGTCAGCCATGCGGCGGTTCTGGAAAAAAGAGCGTATCTGGGTTCGCCGTGCGACATGTATCTGGAAGGAAACGATCAGCATCGCGGCTGGTTCCATTCTTCACTTTTGGAATCCGTGGGAACCCGCGGACGGGCGCCTTACAAAAGCGTTCTGACGCACGGCTTTGTTGTTGATGGTGAAGGCAAGAAGATGTCCAAGTCCGTCGGTAACGTGATCGGGGCGGAAGAAGGCATTGCCAAATATGGCGCGGAAATCCTCAGGCTCTGGGTCGCGGCGGAGGACTACACCGATGATATCCGCATCTCCGAAGAAATTCTCAAACGTCTGATGGAAGCCTATCGGCGCATCCGCAACACCAGCCGCTTCATCCTGGGCAACCTCTATGATTTTAAAGCGGACACCGACAGCGTCCCCTACGACCGGATGATGGAAATGGATCAGTGGGCGCTCCACCGCCTTCAGGAAGTCATCAAACGCGTAACGGAAGCCTACGAGCGCCATCAGTTTCATGTGGTTTTTTACACGCTGTATAATTACTGCACCGTGGATTTAAGCGCGCAGTATCTGGACATTCTGAAAGACCGGCTCTACACGAATAAGGCCGCCTCCGTGGCGCGCCGCTCCGGTCAGACAACCATGTTGACTATTTTAAACGCCATGACCAGGCTGCTCGCACCGATCCTGACCTTCACGGCCGAAGAAGTCTGGGCATCCCTGCCCGAATGGCGGCAAAAAGAAACAAGCGTCCATCTGGCGCAATTCCCGCAGGTCAACGAGCAGTATTTCAACGCGGCCTTAGGCGAACGCTGGAAGACCATGATTGACGCAAAGAGTGAAATTGCCAAAGCCATTGAACTGGCGCGCAAGGAAAAAGTCATCGGTCATTCCCTCGATGCGCGGGTCAGCATTGCCGCACCCGAAAAAATGCGGGCCTTGTTTGCCGCGCATCTGGAAGACTTGCGCGCGCTCCTGATTGTTTCGCAGTTGCAGCTGGCCGATGAAAAAGACATCGCCAAACCCTACGCCAGTGAGGAAATCAAAGGTTTGACAGTCGGTGTGGAAAAAGCCCGCGGCGCCAAATGCGAGCGGTGCTGGATTTATGAAGAATCGGTGGGGGCAAGCACGGAACATCCGACGGTATGCAGCCGTTGTCTGCCGAATCTGTAA
- a CDS encoding valine--tRNA ligase: protein MAIKELGKAFEPAEAEKRLYEYWIKNKYFHAQDKSEAPAFSIVIPPPNVTGILHMGHALNNTLQDVIIRFKRMQGYNTLWMPGMDHAGIATQNVVEQQLRKEGLSRHDLGREKFIARVWEWKEKYGGVIINQLKRLGCSCDWDRERFTMDEGLSQAVREVFVRLYNEDMIYQGDYIVNWCPRCHTAISDLEVEFKQDQSFLWNIRYPYADGSGDIVVATTRPETMLGDTAVAVHPDDPRYKDKIGKFVILPLMNKQIPVIADDYVTMDFGSGAVKITPGSDPNDFAMAQRHNLEIISVMDGHGIINEHGGKYKGQDRYEARANVVADLEKGGYMVGTEPYAHNVGQCYRCKTDIEPMVSKQWFVKIKPLAKQAIAAVTKKKTKIVPASWEATYFDWMNNIRDWCISRQLWWGHRIPVWYCGNCGKVIVSTVDADSCPICESTELRQDEDVLDTWFSSSLWPFSTLGWPKRTPALKTFYPTSLLITGFDILFFWVARMMMMGIYVMKDVPFKDVYLHALVRDEKGEKMSKSKGNSIDPLLMIDQYGTDAFRFTLAAYTAQGRDVRMSPERIEGYKFFVNKIWNAAKLTMNNLADFDESAPVTASDSLPDKWIKAKLNEAIEAVTRSLDEYRFNDATAAIYNFIWHEYCDWYLEISKPALYGKISPEQKQVTQATMKEVFGVMLQLLHPFMPFVTEELWQTLHGSDENSIMVSKFPVAAEAGENQAAEKEMEMLMEIITSIRNIRGEMRIPPSQKLKVLISVADEQTKKTIETGRGYILNLSNLESLAVEVNLVEPRGVATGVVGATKIFVPLSGIVDIAGEKARLEKELAKVSKDLEQSSRKLSNSDFRDKAAPEIIQKEEGKLKSFQEKFAALEGALKKLKEIAV, encoded by the coding sequence ATGGCAATCAAAGAGTTGGGTAAAGCATTTGAACCGGCCGAAGCCGAAAAAAGGTTATACGAATACTGGATTAAAAATAAGTATTTTCATGCTCAGGATAAAAGCGAAGCGCCGGCTTTTTCCATCGTTATCCCGCCGCCGAATGTAACCGGGATACTGCACATGGGGCATGCGCTCAACAATACCCTGCAGGATGTCATCATCCGTTTCAAAAGGATGCAGGGGTATAACACGCTGTGGATGCCGGGCATGGATCATGCGGGTATTGCCACGCAGAATGTGGTGGAGCAGCAATTAAGGAAGGAAGGATTATCCCGCCATGATCTGGGACGAGAGAAATTTATTGCCCGTGTCTGGGAATGGAAAGAAAAATACGGCGGCGTGATTATCAATCAACTGAAACGTCTGGGCTGTTCCTGCGATTGGGACCGCGAACGCTTCACCATGGACGAAGGCCTTTCTCAGGCGGTCCGGGAAGTATTTGTAAGGCTCTATAATGAAGACATGATTTACCAGGGCGACTATATTGTCAACTGGTGCCCGCGGTGCCACACCGCCATTTCCGATCTGGAAGTGGAGTTCAAACAGGACCAGAGCTTCCTGTGGAATATCCGTTATCCTTACGCCGACGGCAGCGGAGACATTGTCGTGGCCACGACGAGGCCGGAGACGATGCTGGGAGACACGGCTGTGGCTGTTCATCCGGACGATCCGCGTTATAAGGACAAAATCGGCAAATTTGTTATTCTGCCGCTCATGAACAAGCAGATACCGGTCATTGCCGACGACTATGTGACGATGGATTTCGGCTCCGGCGCCGTGAAGATTACCCCCGGTTCCGATCCCAACGATTTTGCCATGGCCCAGCGGCATAACCTGGAGATCATCTCTGTCATGGACGGGCACGGCATCATCAACGAGCACGGCGGAAAGTATAAAGGACAGGATCGTTATGAGGCGCGCGCCAATGTGGTTGCCGATCTGGAAAAGGGCGGTTATATGGTCGGCACCGAACCTTACGCGCACAATGTCGGCCAGTGTTACCGGTGCAAAACGGATATTGAGCCGATGGTGTCCAAACAATGGTTTGTTAAAATCAAGCCTCTGGCCAAACAGGCGATCGCCGCTGTAACCAAGAAAAAGACAAAGATCGTACCCGCATCCTGGGAAGCAACGTATTTTGACTGGATGAATAATATCCGCGACTGGTGCATTTCGCGTCAGTTGTGGTGGGGACACCGCATTCCCGTGTGGTATTGCGGCAATTGCGGCAAAGTGATTGTCTCCACGGTCGATGCCGATTCATGCCCCATTTGTGAAAGCACGGAGCTCCGTCAGGATGAAGATGTGCTGGATACATGGTTCAGCTCTTCGCTCTGGCCTTTTTCCACGTTGGGCTGGCCCAAGAGGACCCCGGCGCTCAAAACGTTTTATCCGACGTCGCTGCTTATAACCGGATTCGACATTCTCTTTTTCTGGGTGGCCCGTATGATGATGATGGGCATTTACGTCATGAAGGACGTGCCCTTTAAAGATGTTTATCTCCATGCGCTGGTGCGTGACGAAAAAGGCGAGAAGATGAGCAAGTCCAAGGGCAACAGCATTGACCCGCTGCTCATGATCGATCAGTATGGTACGGACGCGTTCCGCTTTACGCTGGCCGCTTACACCGCGCAGGGACGCGACGTGCGCATGTCGCCGGAACGCATCGAAGGCTATAAATTTTTCGTCAATAAAATCTGGAATGCGGCCAAGCTGACCATGAATAACCTGGCGGATTTCGATGAATCCGCGCCGGTCACCGCTTCCGATTCATTGCCGGACAAATGGATCAAGGCGAAATTAAACGAAGCGATTGAAGCCGTTACACGCAGTCTTGATGAATACCGTTTCAACGATGCCACGGCCGCCATTTATAATTTTATCTGGCATGAGTACTGCGACTGGTATCTGGAAATCAGCAAACCCGCGCTCTATGGCAAGATCAGCCCCGAGCAGAAACAGGTGACCCAAGCCACGATGAAAGAGGTATTCGGCGTCATGCTGCAACTGCTCCATCCCTTCATGCCGTTTGTGACGGAGGAGCTCTGGCAGACCCTGCATGGAAGCGATGAAAACTCCATCATGGTCAGTAAATTTCCTGTGGCGGCCGAAGCCGGGGAAAATCAGGCGGCGGAAAAAGAAATGGAAATGCTCATGGAGATCATTACGTCGATCCGCAACATCCGCGGCGAAATGCGGATTCCGCCTTCACAGAAATTAAAGGTTTTGATTTCTGTTGCAGATGAGCAAACTAAAAAGACGATTGAAACAGGCAGAGGGTACATTCTGAATTTATCCAATCTGGAATCCCTGGCTGTGGAAGTGAATCTGGTAGAGCCCAGGGGTGTGGCCACCGGCGTGGTCGGCGCGACAAAAATATTCGTTCCACTGTCCGGCATTGTGGATATTGCCGGAGAGAAAGCGCGCCTGGAGAAGGAACTGGCGAAAGTCTCCAAAGATCTGGAGCAGAGTTCCCGGAAGCTTTCCAACAGCGATTTCCGTGACAAAGCCGCACCGGAAATTATTCAGAAGGAAGAAGGCAAATTAAAAAGTTTTCAGGAAAAATTTGCCGCTCTGGAGGGGGCGCTCAAGAAATTAAAGGAAATTGCCGTGTAA
- a CDS encoding peptidase M23, with amino-acid sequence MISSMQKHLFHAVIIVLLIVIRPSFAGSTETTAQPVLALPIKCTLGSNCYIMHYVDLDPGDKVLDFGCGSQTYNEHNGTDFGISDLATMKQGVAVLAAADGIVHRARDGMADRLIADQAQKKAVSNIECGNGLVIDHGHGWQTQYCHLLNGSIAVKKGNTVRKGTPLGMVGSSGLASFPHVHFTVRYQDKVVDPFVGRSSVAGCQVSRHALWENAPDYVPTGLIRAGFSPKPPAQIELWQGEFRAAKSHSSEMPALIFWVHVFGVLQGDREHFTLINPDQRVMIDQGKYLTKSNRSWVSYAGRRNTQDHPLAKGIWRGVYQLKRDDRILINLERVFIIE; translated from the coding sequence ATGATCTCATCTATGCAGAAGCATTTGTTTCATGCCGTCATCATTGTGCTGCTTATTGTTATTCGGCCTTCTTTTGCTGGAAGCACGGAAACAACAGCACAGCCGGTATTGGCACTGCCCATCAAATGCACGTTAGGCAGCAACTGTTATATTATGCATTATGTGGACCTGGATCCTGGTGATAAGGTGCTGGACTTTGGCTGTGGCAGCCAGACTTACAACGAGCATAACGGGACTGATTTTGGGATATCGGATTTGGCAACAATGAAACAGGGGGTTGCCGTGCTTGCCGCTGCCGATGGTATTGTCCACAGAGCGCGGGATGGTATGGCCGACCGGTTAATTGCTGACCAGGCACAGAAAAAAGCTGTAAGTAATATCGAATGCGGCAATGGCTTAGTTATCGATCATGGCCATGGCTGGCAAACGCAATACTGTCATCTGCTCAATGGTTCCATTGCCGTTAAAAAAGGCAACACGGTCAGGAAAGGGACGCCTCTGGGCATGGTCGGTTCGTCGGGGCTCGCTTCTTTCCCGCATGTCCATTTCACGGTTCGTTATCAGGACAAGGTCGTTGATCCTTTTGTCGGTCGATCATCGGTTGCTGGATGTCAGGTTTCACGTCACGCGCTCTGGGAGAATGCACCCGATTATGTCCCCACCGGTTTGATTCGCGCCGGCTTTTCACCAAAGCCTCCAGCACAGATCGAACTGTGGCAGGGAGAATTCCGGGCGGCAAAATCACATTCATCCGAGATGCCTGCGCTGATCTTCTGGGTTCACGTATTTGGTGTATTGCAGGGGGATAGAGAACACTTCACTTTAATTAATCCTGATCAGCGTGTCATGATTGATCAGGGAAAATATCTGACAAAAAGTAATCGAAGCTGGGTGAGTTATGCGGGGAGACGTAACACGCAGGATCATCCGCTTGCCAAAGGCATCTGGCGAGGTGTCTATCAACTCAAAAGAGACGACCGCATCTTAATCAATCTGGAACGTGTTTTTATTATAGAGTAG
- a CDS encoding 4Fe-4S ferredoxin — protein sequence MKTTIYFYTGTGNSLWTAKKIAGRLDLSELISLSRNKKTSLTCDSERIGLVFPVHIWGVPPPVIEFLRRLKADRTQYVFAVAVNAGQVAATLIQLRKLLHARNLHLSCGFSIDLPSNYIPWGGAVSQDKQQKKFFVALEKIEKIAEAVRNQEDRPPEKGPLWQNLIFSMIYRKSLPYVARMDKSFLADEKCNSCGICEKICPARNIRIVSGKPVWQHRCEQCFACIQWCPEEAIQYGKNTITKKRYHHPDISLKDMLACAPGKDSQ from the coding sequence ATGAAAACAACTATTTATTTTTATACGGGAACAGGCAACTCTCTGTGGACGGCTAAGAAGATAGCCGGTCGTCTGGATCTGTCGGAGCTGATTTCCCTCAGCCGCAATAAAAAAACATCTCTCACTTGTGATTCGGAACGCATCGGTCTGGTTTTTCCCGTTCACATCTGGGGGGTGCCGCCGCCCGTTATTGAATTTCTTCGTCGCCTGAAAGCCGACCGCACGCAATATGTTTTTGCCGTTGCCGTCAACGCCGGACAGGTTGCCGCAACACTGATTCAGTTGCGGAAACTTTTGCACGCCAGAAATCTTCATCTTTCCTGCGGATTTTCCATCGATCTGCCCAGCAATTATATTCCCTGGGGCGGGGCTGTTTCACAGGACAAACAGCAGAAAAAATTTTTCGTCGCGCTTGAGAAAATTGAAAAGATTGCCGAGGCAGTCCGCAATCAGGAAGACCGGCCGCCGGAGAAGGGGCCTCTCTGGCAGAATCTGATATTCTCGATGATTTACCGAAAATCTCTACCGTATGTCGCCAGAATGGATAAATCATTTCTGGCTGATGAAAAATGCAACAGCTGCGGGATTTGCGAAAAGATCTGCCCGGCCCGGAACATTCGCATCGTCAGCGGCAAGCCTGTGTGGCAGCACCGCTGCGAACAGTGTTTTGCCTGCATTCAATGGTGCCCGGAGGAAGCGATTCAGTATGGCAAAAACACCATAACCAAAAAACGCTATCACCACCCGGACATATCACTCAAAGATATGCTGGCTTGTGCTCCCGGAAAAGACTCTCAGTAA
- a CDS encoding tRNA (adenosine(37)-N6)-dimethylallyltransferase MiaA — protein sequence MPKIPLVVICSPTATGKTRLAVELAKAHGGEILNADSLQVYRYLDIGTAKPTLAEREGVPHHLIDVVEPDEEFNAAIYVEQARAIIETLAKENKPVFVVGGTGLYIRTLLQGIIETPPVDENIRNYYRQLRDRHGREYLFGLLSLRDPLAAGSINPNDAVRVIRALEVLEQSGQSIIALQQKHAFADCPYDVCKIGLRVERTELKKRIAVRTEMMVETGLVEEVRGLLARGYSEKLKPLQSLGYKQTVEFIRGRSAWDRTLDLINRDTWQYSKRQMTWFSADKAINWFAPDQVDDIRKTIETFRDIKHSF from the coding sequence ATGCCTAAAATTCCACTCGTTGTCATCTGCTCACCCACGGCGACAGGAAAAACCCGCCTTGCTGTTGAACTGGCGAAGGCCCACGGCGGAGAAATCCTCAATGCCGACTCCTTGCAGGTTTACCGCTATCTGGATATCGGGACGGCCAAACCGACCCTCGCCGAGAGAGAAGGGGTGCCGCATCATCTGATCGATGTTGTAGAACCGGATGAAGAATTCAACGCAGCGATTTATGTTGAGCAGGCGAGAGCGATCATTGAAACACTGGCAAAAGAAAATAAACCGGTTTTTGTAGTCGGCGGAACGGGCTTGTATATCCGGACCCTTTTACAGGGTATCATTGAAACACCGCCGGTCGATGAAAATATCCGCAATTATTATCGGCAGCTCCGTGATCGTCACGGCCGCGAATATCTGTTCGGACTCCTGAGCCTGCGGGACCCGCTGGCGGCCGGAAGCATCAATCCTAATGACGCGGTAAGGGTAATCCGGGCGCTGGAAGTTCTGGAGCAAAGCGGTCAGTCCATCATCGCTTTACAGCAAAAACATGCATTTGCCGATTGTCCCTATGATGTATGCAAAATCGGCCTCCGCGTTGAACGGACCGAATTGAAAAAGAGAATTGCCGTAAGGACGGAAATGATGGTGGAAACCGGGCTGGTTGAAGAAGTGCGGGGTCTTCTGGCGCGGGGTTACAGTGAAAAACTCAAACCGCTGCAATCCCTGGGATATAAGCAGACGGTGGAATTCATCCGGGGCAGGTCCGCATGGGATCGGACGCTCGATTTAATTAACCGGGATACCTGGCAATATTCCAAAAGACAGATGACATGGTTTTCGGCAGACAAAGCCATTAACTGGTTTGCTCCGGATCAGGTTGATGATATCAGAAAAACCATAGAAACATTCAGAGATATCAAGCATTCATTTTAA
- the nadC gene encoding nicotinate-nucleotide diphosphorylase (carboxylating), whose protein sequence is MVSPQIQNIIKAALAEDIGAGDITTQATVSPESKGRAQAIAKDDFVVAGLDVFEGTFKCLDKKIKVTRLIEDGRLASKGDVIAEVAGGLSDILQAERVALNLFQRMCGIATLTSRYVEAVHGTKVKILDTRKTMPGLRVLDKMAVCLGGGTNHRIGLYDGVLIKDNHIEAAGGITKAVAAQRKHLTRRLKIEVETKNLEEVKEALNCGVDIIMLDNMTTAAMKKAVAWVSGRALLEASGNVNLKRVREIAATGVDFISVGELTHSVRAADISLKIRGGR, encoded by the coding sequence ATGGTTTCTCCACAAATTCAAAACATCATTAAAGCCGCACTGGCGGAGGATATCGGCGCCGGCGACATCACGACGCAGGCCACCGTCAGTCCGGAGTCGAAGGGCAGGGCGCAGGCCATTGCCAAAGACGATTTTGTCGTCGCCGGACTGGATGTATTTGAGGGAACCTTTAAATGCCTGGATAAGAAGATCAAAGTTACAAGATTGATTGAAGACGGACGCCTTGCCTCGAAAGGCGATGTCATCGCTGAAGTTGCGGGCGGTCTGTCTGATATTCTGCAGGCGGAACGTGTTGCCCTGAATCTGTTTCAGCGCATGTGCGGGATCGCTACGCTGACCTCCAGGTATGTGGAAGCCGTGCACGGTACAAAAGTAAAAATTCTCGACACCCGCAAGACCATGCCCGGCCTGCGTGTTCTGGATAAAATGGCTGTATGCTTGGGCGGCGGGACTAATCACCGCATCGGACTTTATGATGGCGTACTCATCAAGGACAACCATATTGAAGCCGCAGGGGGCATCACCAAAGCGGTTGCCGCCCAAAGAAAGCATCTGACGCGCAGGCTGAAAATCGAAGTGGAAACAAAAAATCTGGAGGAAGTCAAAGAAGCCCTGAACTGCGGCGTGGATATCATCATGCTGGATAATATGACCACTGCCGCCATGAAGAAAGCCGTCGCCTGGGTTTCCGGCCGCGCCCTTCTGGAAGCATCGGGCAACGTCAATCTTAAACGTGTTCGAGAAATTGCGGCGACCGGCGTCGATTTTATATCCGTGGGTGAACTCACTCACTCCGTTCGGGCAGCGGATATTTCCCTGAAGATCAGAGGCGGCAGGTGA
- the glpB gene encoding anaerobic glycerol-3-phosphate dehydrogenase subunit B — translation MSLIEYDVIVIGAGVAGLTAGACLAEQGMKVALVTSGEPTACLSTGCIDVCSNKQNPLIGIAELPPEHPYHLVSVKTIREALKNFQTVMAEADLQYTGNPENNRPVLSAIGTFKTTCLTPLTMQSSPQSDDERIHIVTFSGLKDFYPGYIISRLSNASYSTYDAGVSTTMGIASKFEDDSFLEAFILWLEKQNIREDKIAVPAVLGLESAAAILQKIEHRLERPVFEIPTIPPSMPGRRLFNGLKDHFRRKGGVIYWNWPVVGVEKSGRQIEAVMAESHGRPNSLNARAFILATGSFVGGGLWAKHDKITEKIFNLPVFVPGERDVWFDQDYFSMNHGIGQAGIEVDSTFRPANCSWDNLFVCGAILAHTEALKNGCGNGFAIATGHAAAQSCLEHMR, via the coding sequence ATGAGCTTGATCGAATACGATGTCATTGTAATCGGCGCAGGAGTGGCAGGTCTGACAGCCGGCGCCTGCCTTGCCGAACAAGGCATGAAAGTCGCTCTGGTCACCAGCGGTGAACCGACCGCCTGTCTTTCCACCGGCTGCATCGATGTTTGTTCGAACAAGCAAAATCCTCTTATCGGCATTGCGGAACTTCCTCCGGAGCATCCCTATCACCTGGTTTCCGTTAAAACCATCAGAGAGGCATTGAAAAATTTTCAGACGGTCATGGCGGAGGCGGATCTGCAATACACGGGAAATCCGGAAAATAATCGTCCGGTTCTTTCGGCTATCGGAACATTCAAAACCACCTGCCTGACACCTTTGACCATGCAGTCCTCCCCCCAAAGCGATGATGAAAGAATACACATTGTCACGTTTTCCGGTCTTAAGGATTTTTATCCCGGCTATATCATTTCCCGGCTTTCAAACGCGTCTTATTCAACATACGACGCGGGTGTTTCCACAACCATGGGCATTGCATCCAAATTTGAAGATGATTCATTTCTGGAAGCATTCATCCTGTGGCTGGAAAAACAAAATATCCGTGAAGATAAAATTGCCGTTCCGGCTGTACTGGGTTTGGAGTCGGCGGCAGCCATTCTGCAGAAGATCGAACACCGTCTGGAACGTCCCGTTTTTGAAATTCCCACGATTCCGCCTTCCATGCCCGGCCGAAGGCTGTTTAACGGACTGAAAGACCATTTTCGCCGCAAGGGGGGCGTTATCTACTGGAATTGGCCGGTTGTCGGCGTGGAAAAATCCGGAAGACAAATTGAAGCAGTCATGGCCGAATCACACGGCAGACCCAACAGCCTCAATGCCAGAGCGTTTATTCTGGCCACCGGATCCTTTGTCGGCGGCGGGCTTTGGGCAAAACATGATAAGATTACAGAAAAGATATTTAATCTGCCAGTCTTTGTGCCGGGTGAACGGGATGTCTGGTTTGATCAGGATTACTTTTCCATGAATCATGGCATCGGTCAGGCAGGCATTGAGGTTGATTCAACCTTCCGGCCCGCGAACTGCTCCTGGGATAATCTTTTTGTCTGCGGTGCCATCCTGGCCCACACGGAAGCATTGAAAAACGGCTGTGGAAACGGTTTTGCGATAGCCACGGGCCATGCCGCGGCTCAGTCCTGCCTGGAACACATGCGCTGA
- the lspA gene encoding signal peptidase II, which produces MKKNLLIFFLGAAVIIVLDQITKSAITARFILHESYPVINGLFNLVYVMNPGAAFGFLADASETFRYVFFTGVTVAAVILIVYYLIKSNPRNLMLVGSLTLIFGGAVGNLIDRLRFGAVVDFLDVFIGSAHWPAFNVADSAITVGAVLMIWEMILNRKNKDAAST; this is translated from the coding sequence TTGAAAAAAAATTTACTGATATTCTTTCTGGGCGCTGCGGTTATTATTGTTCTGGATCAGATAACAAAATCGGCAATTACCGCAAGATTCATCCTGCACGAATCCTATCCGGTCATTAACGGTTTATTTAATCTTGTTTATGTCATGAATCCCGGCGCAGCATTCGGATTTCTGGCCGATGCTTCCGAAACATTCCGCTATGTTTTCTTTACCGGCGTCACCGTTGCGGCCGTGATCTTAATCGTCTATTATCTCATCAAAAGCAATCCGCGGAATTTAATGCTGGTGGGTTCCCTGACCCTGATTTTCGGCGGAGCGGTCGGCAACCTGATCGACCGGCTGCGTTTCGGCGCGGTTGTGGATTTTCTGGATGTGTTCATCGGCTCCGCGCACTGGCCGGCTTTTAATGTGGCGGATTCCGCCATCACCGTCGGCGCGGTACTCATGATCTGGGAGATGATTTTAAACCGGAAGAACAAAGACGCCGCATCAACTTAA